A region of Argentina anserina chromosome 5, drPotAnse1.1, whole genome shotgun sequence DNA encodes the following proteins:
- the LOC126794974 gene encoding uncharacterized protein LOC126794974, producing the protein MSLSYWDYITLLLLRPLLAVALVFLFIASCWYLAWKLVLVHVPLVQEIFGLKKKPFVPKPETRGRFSKFYSTLETHKSASK; encoded by the exons ATGTCTCTGTCTTACTGGGACTACATCACCCTTCTCCTCCTTCGTCCTCTCCTCGCAGTCGCACTCGTCTTCTTGTTCATAGCTTCCT GTTGGTATTTGGCGTGGAAGCTGGTTTTGGTTCACGTTCCTCTGGTTCAAGAGATTTTCGGGTTGAAAAAGAAGCCCTTCGTGCCCAAACCCGAGACTCGTGGTCGATTTTCTAAGTTTTACAGTACATTGGAAACCCATAAGTCAGCTTCTAAATG